The Helianthus annuus cultivar XRQ/B chromosome 15, HanXRQr2.0-SUNRISE, whole genome shotgun sequence genomic sequence TGATGATGTAATAAAGTACATATAAAAATCTCAAAAGAAATTTCATTAAAATACTAGACTATTACAAGAaatgccctaaacgggtcttgaAATAAACAAactgtccacgtagggactacaGAAAAGAAAAtaagtccatgcagggactaagTACATAAAAtgaaatgtccacgcagggacttgattgaaattacaatacaaataaaataaaataacttcTACTTCTGTTTACCCTTTATGAAGTTTGCGAGGCCTTTAAGAAATTTGTTATGTTTCTTATCGCGTTCCTCCGCTTTTTACCCTGTAGGATTTGGATATTCAAGTGGGTTATACCCAGAAGAAGCTGGGTAAGTTGGTATTGGGTTTTCATAACCcactggcggtggcggtggtgcaaAAGTAACTGGCGGGGGATCATCTTCCGGCACCGCATgagaaggtccacccatttgtggatcTTCAGGAATAGGAGGGTAAGTACTCGAAGCTTGTGGGGAACTAAATCTTggtccccctcgcacggacatccgtgcattCCTCATTCGCCTTGGTGGCTCaggaggtggttgtggtggttgtTGAGGTGGTTCCTCAACGGGCAAAGGTGGTGGAGTAACCGCCTGAAGATACGGTTCCTCCAATGGAGGTTGTGGTGGAGAATTATGAAAAGAAGGGGTGACTTCCCATTGGTACGTGTTCCACCTTTCGGCCCACGAGTCGGGGCCTTGATATGGCGATCCTTCATAAGGAGAACCGCTGGAGATGCTGATGGGATGAGTTAGTGTTTCAGTTGGTGGCATCTTTGGGTAGGGGTCATCATCCATTTCCATATCTTGGGAGAAATGGTCCTCGGGTCCTAATGGGTTGTAACCTTGTGGTTCATTAATATAATCGTCGGGGTTAAATTGACCCGGAGAATAAGGATCAAGAGAACCAGAATGGTGGAAAGAATGAGAGTGTAGAGAGTGGTATGAATGATGTGAGTGGTGAGAATGGTGAGAATGTTGGGAATTGTGAGAATGTTGGGGCTCGTCTTGAATAGGCGGCCCAAAAGAAGGGTGATATGATGGTGATGTTCTTAGCGAGATGGATCGCCTCGCCGGTTGTAAGGATTGCCTCCAATCATCATTCGAATCAGAGGTACTAAATGACGCCGAAGGTGTGCGTCGGTGTGAGGGTCCAACTTGTCCAGATGGTCCTCCCCTCATAGGACCTTTTCCTTTTCCTCCATGGCCTCTAATTCTCGGCGGCATTTTAATTAATAAACCTGTCAGAACaagtaaaacaaaataaaaacgacaaaaggaaaattaagaataatcctaggtcatttgcctagactcggaagtctaaggaatgtgcttattgtgtcattgagattaaacacaaaaggctagtgtttaattcactcaatgttggctctgataccaacctgtcacaccccgatatttccacatattaccggtggggagtatcgtgacgtaattgatatcatcttagtcaatacacacaatatagtagcacagcggaaggcttggtaTTTAaatactattacaaaccatagtgTCCGAGTGTCCaaataaaagaatatacagactggtTGTAATAGAGATCCATTGGCGGATcttaaaaacaaaatacaaaaaacTGAAATAACAGACTCCAGGCatctaaggatttgcaagatcctcttatttgACACCTAGTAGCTCTAGCCTAATTCCGAGAGGTACCTGTCACTCAGTCTTTCGAAAAATActtcagttttcactggtaaatacaattaactgactcatttgaaaacatttatgaaaattgatttaagtgcataaagcacaaaccatttataacttgggacaattatttaagataatcttgtatacaattttacatgtttgtcatacatatggggtcggtttggaagccggtcaagattaaccgactcaccacttataaaacccacgaaggagttatccccaacatgtgggttatttagcatttgcatctgtcaggtgtatgcctacaccctgtgcataggtcgtggccatttacaatgaaatgagccgaggatatccaggacacggtcgtattaacccccaatgtttatgttatcaaacaaaacagattaaaacgggttatgtaaatttattaatcacaatccgattaaatgatttcatacccgaccaagcgatattattataataccgtatcccaagcccgtataacggaaaataagtttaaagtatttacctgagccaGATGTGTAAGGATGTAACTCAGCCGTATATTTCCTAAAGCCTTATGAAAATACCTTCTACCGAAGCTACTCAATCTGTATGGAAGGTTTATTAACCTTTtaggatactaacgggtctttatttaagtcaaagacttagaccggttagcttGAAAGATACTTTACGGTtcgaaacgctagattaagcggggaccggaatagaatgtgattgagacccgacaagtttggatacttgtataatatgggtaaactaaacacattctggattttgaagatttattgataaggttaaacccatttcggctaatttatgtaaactagctacataaaccgaaccgaacgcataAATGCATAACGGttaaccaaatgaattatatacatGTCTCATATAttattatgcttagaatatgttaatacaacagtaggatgttaacatatatgcccaaaaagtatttaaagcCAATTTAAGTCCcctaggggcattttggtcattttaacatttataaaagaggttttataGTAAACTGATATTCGGGTCTTtagtaatcagtaaaaatatttattttatgttgttataacaataagatatcatacatatgtgtgatataccatttatggccaaattatgccccgaaagggtattttggtcatttcacataggcttttaaggacatttttggaagtctgagttcatgacttatacctactgtaataatattaaaatttatttataaaatcagtagataacaagtcttaggtgtttagttatggttttaaaccatactatgcgcttaaataGCGTAAAAGTCGataattgacgataattaagaTGTTTATGGAAAtatgagattttgatcagtcttaaatattcaaaatattttatttaatatataatgtcagtaggaaaaggtttggtatgcaaatcatacgttaatctcattttatgaatgaaaagggtattatcgttaTTTACcgaattatacaagaactccatgCTATGGTCAGATTATAATCtgatcaaaaattccaaaaatccctaacaataatatcttaacagtaggtaatgcgTTTTGGGTCAAAATCCATATTTAAACATGCCTTATGCAAGATAacgtaatttaattaataaaaagtttcaatctacgatatcttgcataactttagtttgagaccagaaactgatgtcaaatttatttgacatacttatatatatcagtaataaagctttttgtcctctcacattttcaaaaatctcgtttatatGACATAAGGGCATAACGGGCATTTATAAGCATATTAACGGAAACTAGCATATAATTCAAAATATAAATGACCAGGTAATATAgatccagagggttatactacaacataatgtggtcctaatggaagcttaaaacatagaAGAATTGagcttaatcgggtcagaactgaaagtcaaagcaaaagtcaagcttttgcgactttcggttgcgaaccgaccctaaactcaGACTTGTCGGATTGAACCTGTttaaacatgttctaataataattactaagttattagagtgttaaaatataatttataacctctgtattattagttttaattattatttacaattctgtccagtttgactttttaactaAACAGTTTGACCCGACgattaactaagcaaacgaaataattaggaggggccctttgaagggttaatcacctacctaattatGGTCACATAACCACATTCATTTCGAACAGTGGCTGGACCATTTGGGTTTAAACCGAGAGTCAAAGCTAATTTACGATaactttgacttttcggtttttatattataaaactgAACTAAAAAGGGGctaagacacttacaaagggtcctagcaatcttttctacaagaaCAAGCTCCCTTTTTGTTCAGGAACCTCCAGAGTTGAGAGTAGAGAAGATTCAAGTGAAGTGTGCAATGAAATAAGGCAACATGAAGGCCCTTTTATAGGTGAAGGTCATGAATTAGGATCAACACAGGTGTTATGGGGATGTttaggatcatcccaggtgtcctagtggtatTATAAAACCGTCAACAAGCTCCTGGAATTGATTTCGAAGTGTTTGAGGCGGTGGAACGGTAGAAACCTGCAGCTGGCAACATTTTGCTGAACTGGGcatctctcgcgggccgcgtaggattCAAAGGGGGTTTACGCGCCCCGCGACGACCTTGTTTTCAAGTTAAAAATGTTTCAGCTTTGGCAGTTTtcgtccctggtcctttgtaactttatttaacttcatttttaggcacaaaaggcccttgtagttagtttgtaAAGGATCACGGGAGTATAACCAAACTCCTTTAGGCCCGGTTTTGTTAAACGATCACCGATATCATAAGTTTCTGAACTTTGACACTTTTAACCTATAATCTTGAAAACTTGCATAACGATTTCGAAACCACGTGAAACTGatatcacttattcttgagagtatatttgaacattacgaagcctcgggttcgttaaaaggtcactcatagttaagaattaacatgttgacgcgtttaacccctgtagtttataatctttcgattattttcacaaacggcttcttatatccaaataattactcgtttaagaatatattcttcGTGTGTGGTCATttagaggcacaagtttggcatgttgacacttttagtcccttcgcatacaTAATTTCATCATTttacaactttagtccttcaaactcaatctttcacatgATTAGGGTTTTGGACACGTGTCTTCACATAATTGAACAcgtttttacgaggtgttacaaggTATGAGGACTTGAGGGAGagcagaagagagagagagagtaagagagggagagagagagagagtcggcATTGCATATGGAAGCGACATCGATTAATAGAACAATTATAAGGTATAGGTACCAGTGTCGAGAATCGTACCATTAACTACGTCGTTTTGTGCCTGGTTGGTGTTGAAGTTGAAGACTCTTGCTTGGGCTGTGGTTGCTGTTTGAGCTTCCGCTGCGGGTGCTGCGGCTGTTGTAGCTACTGGTGCGATGGCTACTGGGAATGCAGGTTGCGTTGGCGGTGTTGGGAGTGTTGGTGTGTCTTGGTGTCGCGGCCCTATGCGGCAGTGGCTGGTGAAGTGACCAAAACAGTTGCAATTGGTGCAATAGCAGCAGTTGGCTCCAGCCTGGTGGTGATAAGTACATTTCTGACACAGGGGAAGAGTCCCAATGTAGGCACGTCTTGGGTGGACTGGAACTGCTCGGAGAGGTTCAGGGTTTAAAACTGGTTGGGGTGGTTATAACAATCCTCCTAGAACCCTTAACATGACCCAAAACGTTCCTTATATACCCCATATACGAGATGGAATTTGgaagttccataagaaaaggatgtgaatacctaaacaaggaaacctacgccaccgaattctagaagaagcccataagtctaagtaaaCGATACATcccggaagtgataagatgtatcaagatctaagaaagaatttttggtggataggaatgaaaaaggatatagcaaactatgttgctaaatgtctaacctgttcacatgttaaagctgagcatcagaaaccctcagggttattgcaacaattagaaatgccaatatggaaatgggaattgataacaatggactttgttaccaaattacccaagacacgaaaaggtaatgatacaatctaggTGATTGTTGACagattgaccaaatctgctcatttcttaccaatgaaggaaactttcagtatggaacagttagccaagctatacgtaaatgaaatagtttcattacatggaattcctttatctattgtatctgatagagatagctgttttacttctcatttttggacaaatttccaaaaagcaatgggaaccaagttaaatctaagcgcagcttatcatccacaaacggacggataaagcgaaaggacaatacaaacaatggaagatatgcttagagcctaTGTAATTGATTTCGAAGGAAATTGAGACGATCATTTACCATTactagaattttcctacaataacagctatcatactagcattaatgctgcaccgtttgaagcactttatggacgaaagtgccgaactccagtctgttaggcagaaattggagaaaagcaactatctggaccagagatagtgcaagaaacaacgaataagataattcaagtcaaggaaagactaaaagcagcacgagatcgtcaaaagagttatgcagataatagacgaaaacctttagaatttcaagtaggagataaggtattgttaaaagtcacTCCATGGGaaggagtagtcagattcattaaaagaggaaagctaagcgccaggtatgttggaccatttgagattattagaagaataggacctgtagcttatcagctacaactgccaaaGGAAATGGCaagaatacatgatgtgtttcatgtttgcaatctcaaaaagtgtttagtagacgaatcattagtgatacctcttaaggacatagaggcaaatgagaaacttaaatttgtagagaaacccattcagattgaagatagaaagatcaagaatcttaaacacaagagattagttttggtcaaagtaaaatgggattctaagagaggaccagaatacacttgggagctcgaatcagaaatgcaaaggaaatacccacacctattcgagtagacctcgaggacgagatctaaaacaaggtggggaggatgtaacaaccctcctAGAACCCTTAACATGACCCTAAACGTTCCTTATATACCCCGTATATGAGAAACGAGCCCGAAATaccttaatatttataaaaatcaagaaaaacaaaatctgGGAGTCGCTCATGGGGCGTGACCCCCTTAGCCCCATGTGTCACGGGCTGCGACTGGCTTGGATTGCTGGACAAGGCATTGCGCTACGTGTCCGGTTACGTTGCAAGCCTACACCTTTGACTCGACAAGGCTAGGGCCTAATCTACCCTTGTCGCGGACCGCGAAAGAACAAGAGGAgaccctcgcgggccgcgagccggCCTTCAacaggcctataaataggaggtcgAGGCTCATTAGTTCATCGTTCAAAATTCTGATATTCTCTCAAACTTTCTGTTAGTATAAATACTCGGGATATAATACCcctataaagcgaagctctgcctcgttgtaagtattagaACCCTATttgttaccctacacgatcgatctagggcttcgtaacgcatgtcaaggctctacctgactcagtcgttggagttctgtctcgtgttacacccgtgatctaggactccgtaatgcatgtcaaggctctgcctgactcagtcattggagttctgtctcgagttgtacggttaatatgatttgggttattttactaacacatgtgtattgtttaattttaatagattataaccaggagaTTCACCAGGAAACTTTAGTTTTACCTAAgtaaacaatgtgagtacatttgCTTTTTGCCACCTTTTTGTAAATTACTTCatgagtcaaaatgttttaccaaaacctcaaattttgaaataaacacttaacagtaattgagtatttgtgattctacaattactgccggtatgttggggttttgtatacaaaatgtgaaagacgttaccattggacaaagagttagccaatgagtaatatgacccacaaaTCAGGTGTTGACAGTACTAAATGAGTAATTgagtagatataaacaaatgtaattgcggatgccctcAATACTATGAAGTTGtaaaactgttttggttaaactgggatgcactggccagtatttcttgctgataaaacctttttaaaacgtgtttcaggtaacaaaatgtgaaagtcaatagaagccagctggagagcactgaaggcttggaaaagtggctataaaagttacctaattaaaaaggagttttgttttcaataaacTAGGGTTATCCCGATAAATatattgtaatggaaacttgggttttatcccaattaTTATTATAAAGTTTGGTATTTAACTctaataaaaatatttcctaactacggtcctgatgtattccgctgccaaattaataaacaccgataccatctgactggctcGTGGCACCCGTTCccgggcaggggtcgggggttgcgacagtgGTGCTGTTGCTGAGCAATTAAAACTCGAGCTCTTCCTCTTGCGGCTAGTCTTGTTGGTGTCTTGCGGCAGTGCGGCGTCGTCGGGTGATTGGGTGGTAGCTTGGTTAGCCTTCTTGGTGGAATCCTTGGAGAAGAATCCAGCCAagacccgcttgtcattgattcCTGCGGCCAAGAGATAGGTTTTTTCGATGGTAGCCAGTCTTGCAGCTTCAACAAAATCGCCCACACACTCAGGCAAAgcacggatgtacttcttgatggccttTTCGGGAGTGTCGCCTTGGCTTTGGCAAAtaatgctaagctgtttgaacctggCTGTGAGGCCGGCGTTGTCACCTTCaacttgcttgatttcccaaaactCGTTTTCTAGTttctggacttcgtggggagggcagtactcttCCTTCATGAGCTCTAGGGGTGTAAACAATCCCAGAGGCTCGAAAGCTACTCgttatcggctcggttaaaagctcgaacgagccgagctttaacgagatcgagcccgagctcgagcctgaaatagagctcattttgttatcgagcccgagctcgagcctgaaatacaaagcttgtttaggctcgcgagcctaaaggagcccaaacaaaattttatttttattataaataatacaataaaaatgatgataacattggcgagccgaactcgagccgagctttggctcgtttaagcgatatTGAAACGAGCTTAAGCCattgttctaaaaatagctcgagccgagtcgagccaagctcgagctttgggttttactcgcgagccgagctcgagctcaaataagtaagctcgaaccgagccgagctcgagctcgagcttcaaaAAAACATGACcagccgagctcgagcccagtcgagctcgggctcggctcggctcggctcgtttacacccctaatgagctccttcagctcgtTCCAGGAGAGCGCGTAGGCTGCCTCGCTCCCGCGTTTGTTACGCTCGATTATCCACCAGTCGAGGGCTCTTGATTGAAATACTCTTGTAGCGCATGTGGTACGAAAATGATCGGGGCACCCACTCTAACAAAGGGTAACCTTGATGGCATCGAACCACTGAAGCATCTGAGATACACCTCCTTCGCTTGTGAAGACCATCGGGTcacaagccttgaactgcttgtAGGAGAAGGTAGTCCTTGGCGCATTGGTCTTTGAGTCTTCCGATGTCTGAGAGTCGTTGAAGGATTGAACCTGCGAGACAACTTGAGGAATGACTTTGGCCATTTCCTTGGCCACGAGCGAGGCGATCCTCTTATCAACGTTTCTTCGAGCTTGACGTCGCGAGTTAGAAGCGTTCGAAGACATCTAGACAAAAGAGAGcgatttggagtgagattcgatcatacTGATTTTGAGAATGCGATGCGATTTAGCGCGTTAAGACTTGTTGTAATTGATATAGTAATACTTATTCACATAGGAGGCATGAAATTCCTAACGTATTCACATAAACACATATATCgtatattatatacatatatacaggCGTATTTGTATAAATAGCGGGAGGACGCGTTGGGGAGAGAGTTGTTAGACTTTAGTTTTGTTGCGGATATTCAGCtcttgttttagattgcgatggttgTGCGAGTTGTGCATATAAAAGCGGGGAGTGAAAAGTGGTAAGGAGAAATCAATAAAGCATAAAATCTTCACATTGAAAACAcataaacatgataaaattcaatgACGCGTAAAAATCAACGATTGCAGGCTTGAAAATAAATAGAGTGTCCTGGGTTTTGAGACagcgactacccaaagtgattcaacCATTCTCAATAAGTTCGAgtacatgctttggcctaatagacta encodes the following:
- the LOC110914387 gene encoding extensin-like is translated as MKEEYCPPHEVQKLENEFWEIKQVEGDNAGLTARFKQLSIICQSQGDTPEKAIKKYIRALPECVGDFVEAARLATIEKTYLLAAGINDKRVLAGFFSKDSTKKANQATTQSPDDAALPQDTNKTSRKRKSSSLLIKMPPRIRGHGGKGKGPMRGGPSGQVGPSHRRTPSASFSTSDSNDDWRQSLQPARRSISLRTSPSYHPSFGPPIQDEPQHSHNSQHSHHSHHSHHSYHSLHSHSFHHSGSLDPYSPGQFNPDDYINEPQGYNPLGPEDHFSQDMEMDDDPYPKMPPTETLTHPISISSGSPYEGSPYQGPDSWAERWNTYQWEVTPSFHNSPPQPPLEEPYLQAVTPPPLPVEEPPQQPPQPPPEPPRRMRNARMSVRGGPRFSSPQASSTYPPIPEDPQMGGPSHAVPEDDPPPVTFAPPPPPVGYENPIPTYPASSGYNPLEYPNPTG